A genomic stretch from Mya arenaria isolate MELC-2E11 chromosome 10, ASM2691426v1 includes:
- the LOC128206751 gene encoding receptor-type tyrosine-protein phosphatase S-like isoform X4 yields MHRNRYKGIYPYDDTRVVVRGDDGDYINASYIDGFRKRNAYIAAMGPMAKQLGDFGQFWRMVWQHEVEKIAMVTNLLEDEKTKCNQYWPDRGQSKIYGDIEVSCKVEALYADFIWRQFTLSKNSEERNLHHLLFTSWPDKDIPDDVTSIIEFRQRVNALPSTFDGPIIVHCSAGVGRTGTYIALDILTNEGEAEGAIDIPGCVINMRQNRPNMIQTLSQYKYLHQALVHSLTLDCSLIKREHFHAYMEKSSKQEIQKQFEKLQLTHEQKSERELQATERNRVLTNMNRKHADIPGDSNRPRLYKFLKPGESDYINAIYINSFRTRNRFLVAQTPLLDTVTDFIALAVQENCPCIVSMESHLEKQMGVGVYFPGDNQVMNKGMVSVRSATYQRGRHFVKRMLHFEHEGKTKINETIPHYEYLDWDAKQNVPKTAEHYVAFIKEVEYVSKSSDLKGPILVHCLNGAGKSGLFCVVLTLLEKLSEDNDVSVVNAVQKVRARRALAVPNKEQFYFCYECVLHSVNETDNAVYYNISGDIQRE; encoded by the exons GGTTTCAGGAAACGAAATGCATATATAGCTGCTATGG GTCCAATGGCTAAGCAGCTTGGCGATTTTGGCCAATTCTGGCGAATGGTATGGCAACATGAAGTAGAGAAGATTGCCATGGTAACCAACTTGCTTGAGGATGAG AAAACTAAATGCAATCAATACTGGCCTGATCGTGGTCAAAGTAAAATATATGGCGATATAGAAGTTTCGTGCAAGGTTGAAGCACTGTATGCAGATTTTATTTGGAGACAGTTTACGTTATCCAAG AATTCCGAAGAAAGAAATCTACATCATCTTCTGTTCACAAGCTGGCCGGACAAAGACATCCCTGATGACGTCACGTCAATTATAGAGTTTAGACAGAGGGTGAACGCATTGCCAAGTACCTTTGATGGACCAATAATTGTGCATTGCAG CGCTGGAGTAGGAAGAACGGGAACATACATAGCTTTGGACATTCTGACTAACGAGGGTGAAGCAGAAGGAGCTATAGATATCCCGGGATGTGTTATCAACATGAGACAGAACAGGCCCAACATGATTCAGACTTTG AGTCAATACAAGTACCTTCACCAAGCTTTGGTCCATTCATTGACTCTTGATTGCTCGTTGATAAAGAGAGAACACTTCCATGCATATATGGAGAAATCCAGCAAACAGGAGATACAGAAGCAGTTTGAG AAACTACAACTGACACATGAACAAAAGTCGGAGAGGGAACTACAAGCTACCGAAAGGAATCGGGTTCTGACAAACATGAACAGGAAACACGCGGATATACCAG GTGATTCCAACAGACCACGTCTTTATAAGTTTTTGAAACCAGGCGAATCTGATTACATCAATGCGATATACATCAAC AGTTTCAGAACAAGAAATCGCTTTTTGGTTGCGCAAACACCCCTGCTTGACACAGTTACCGATTTCATCGCGCTTGCTGTTCAAGAAAACTGTCCATGTATAGTTAGTATGGAGTCACACTTGGAAAAACAGATG GGGGTTGGCGTATACTTTCCTGGTGACAATCAAGTAATGAATAAGGGCATGGTTTCCGTGAGATCTGCCACATATCAACGTGGAAGACACTTTGTAAAAAGAATGCTGCATTTTGAACACGAAGGAAAA ACTAAGATAAATGAAACAATTCCACACTATGAATATTTGGACTGGgatgcaaaacaaaatgttccTAAGACCGCAGAACACTATGTTGCGTTCATCAAAGAGGTTGAATACGTATCCAAATCATCGGACTTGAAGGGACCGATACTAGTGCATTGCCT GAATGGTGCTGGAAAGAGTGGCCtcttttgtgttgttttgacgCTACTTGAAAAACTGAGTGAAGATAATGACGTCAGTGTAGTCAATGCGGTGCAGAAAGTCAGAGCGAGAAGAGCGCTCGCTGTTCCAAATAAG GAACAGTTTTACTTCTGCTACGAGTGTGTTCTCCATTCCGTGAACGAAACAGATAACGCTGTGTATTACAACATAAGTGGGGATATCCAGAGGGAATGA